In Poecilia reticulata strain Guanapo linkage group LG17, Guppy_female_1.0+MT, whole genome shotgun sequence, the following proteins share a genomic window:
- the lingo3b gene encoding leucine-rich repeat and immunoglobulin-like domain-containing nogo receptor-interacting protein 3, protein MTDSPGPAGRALVPWPRVWKWVLASSLVFVVALTLPESSKACPPRCECSAQLRSVSCQRRRLTNIPEGIPTETRVLDLSKNRLRWVQSGDLAPYPRLEEVDLSENLIATLEPNAFAALQNLKVLKLRGNQLKLVPMGAFAKLGNLTSLDLSENKMVILLDYTFQDMRNLKQLEVGDNDLVYISHKAFSGLLGLEDLTIERCNLTSISGQTLSYLHSLVTLHLRHLSITALEDQNFRKLNNLRGLDIDHWPYLEYISXLSFQGLDLRWLFITNTNITTVPSNSFKNLVHLTHLNLSYNPITTLEPWAFKDLLRLKELIXVSTGLLTVEPHALGGLRQIRVLNFSSNDLQTLEEGSFHSVNSLETLRVDGNPLLCDCRLLWILQRRKTLNFDGRVPVCAGPVEVQGVSLSAFSDSALFDHFTCQKPKIRNRKMQQVVAREGQPVSFVCRADGDPTPAIIWISPLRRRITAKSSGRITVLPSGTLEIRYAQLTDSGTYICIASNAGGNDTYFATLTVRGQPLDSASAFFLNRSLYSGEYFNDTNLNSTRVFLKFTLDLTTILVSTAMGCITFLGVVLFCFLLLFVWSRGRGQRRNNFTVEYSFRKSEPTTGSSTGGTRKFNMKMI, encoded by the exons ATGACCGACTCTCCTGGTCCTGCTGGTCGTGCCTTAGTGCCATGGCCGAGGGTGTGGAAATGGGTTCTGGCTTCCTCGCTGGTCTTTGTCGTAGCTTTGACTTTGCCAGAGAGCAGTAAGGCCTGTCCGCCACGATGCGAGTGTTCAGCTCAGCTGAGGTCTGTGTCATGTCAGCGGCGGCGGCTCACAAACATCCCAGAAGGCATTCCAACCGAGACGCGGGTCTTGGACCTCAGCAAGAACCGGCTCCGTTGGGTACAGTCGGGTGATCTGGCACCGTACCCCCGGCTGGAGGAAGTGGACCTTAGTGAAAACCTCATCGCCACATTAGAGCCAAATGCCTTTGCCGCTCTTCAGAATCTTAAAGTCCTAAAGTTACGGGGGAATCAGCTGAAGTTAGTACCTATGGGGGCATTTGCCAAGCTGGGCAATCTCACCAGCCTGGATCTAAGTGAGAATAAGATGGTGATTTTATTGGACTACACCTTCCAAGATATGAGGAATCTTAAACAGCTAGAAGTTGGAGACAATGATCTGGTTTATATTTCCCACAAG GCATTCTCTGGACTTCTGGGGCTAGAAGATCTCACAATAGAGCGTTGCAACCTCACATCCATCTCTGGCCAGACGCTGTCCTACCTCCACAGCCTGGTCACTCTTCACCTTCGACACCTTAGCATCACTGCCCTGGAGGATCAAAACTTTCGCAAGTTGAATAATTTGCGGGGTCTGGATATCGATCACTGGCCATACCTTGAGTATATCTCTSCACTTAGTTTTCAGGGCCTTGATCTTCGCTGGCTCTTCATCACCAACACCAACATCACCACTGTCCCTTCTAATTCATTCAAGAACCTGGTGCACCTCACCCATCTCAACTTGTCCTACAATCCCATCACCACACTAGAGCCTTGGGCCTTCAAGGACTTGCTGAGGCTAAAGGAGCTCATCMTGGTAAGCACTGGGTTGCTGACGGTGGAGCCTCATGCCCTTGGAGGTCTCAGACAGATTCGAGTACTCAACTTCTCCTCCAACGACCTGCAGACTCTGGAAGAGGGGTCCTTCCACTCTGTTAACAGTCTGGAGACCCTCAGAGTGGACGGGAATCCCTTGTTGTGTGACTGCCGTCTGTTGTGGATCCTGCAAAGACGCAAGACCCTCAACTTTGACGGCAGAGTGCCAGTGTGTGCAGGCCCGGTGGAGGTGCAAGGAGTCAGCCTCAGCGCCTTCTCTGACTCTGCTCTCTTCGATCACTTTACATGCCAGAAACCTAAGATCCGCAACCGTAAGATGCAACAG GTGGTTGCTCGGGAAGGCCAGCCAGTGAGCTTTGTATGTCGAGCTGACGGAGATCCTACACCTGCCATCATCTGGATCTCACCACTGCGTAGACGAATCACAGCAAAGAGTTCAGGTCGCATCACTGTTCTCCCTAGTGGTACTCTGGAGATCCGCTACGCTCAGCTCACTGACAGCGGGACGTACATCTGCATTGCCTCAAACGCTGGAGGCAATGACACCTATTTTGCCACTCTCACAGTAAGAGGCCAGCCACTAGACTCTGCCTCCGCCTTCTTTCTTAACCGCTCTCTGTACAGCGGGGAGTACTTCAACGACACAAATCTAAACAGCACACGGGTTTTCCTTAAGTTCACCTTGGACCTGACCACCATTTTGGTCTCAACAGCCATGGGTTGCATCACGTTTCTCGGAGTTGTTctcttctgcttcctgttgttATTTGTGTGGAGCCGTGGACGCGGCCAGCGCAGGAACAACTTCACAGTGGAGTACTCGTTCCGGAAATCTGAACCCACCACGGGGAGCTCTACAGGCGGGACCAGGAAGTTTAACATGAAAATGATATGA